The sequence below is a genomic window from Cicer arietinum cultivar CDC Frontier isolate Library 1 chromosome 6, Cicar.CDCFrontier_v2.0, whole genome shotgun sequence.
GTAGAATTGATGACCCTTGTTTGCGTACAATGTGTCTTCATAACCAAGAAATGGACATCAGAAGAGTACTTAGTGATCACCTTCAACAAGAAGTACTACTACTTGTTGAGCTTTTGGACCAGCTTTATTCTCAAATGCAATTGACATGGCAATGAAGTCTTTACCAAAGGTGGCTGCAAGCACGATAGTAATGTACTCATGGTAGACACccattttaacatatataacataTCTTCCTTGATGGTTCTCAATGTACGAGTTAATAGTGGTTGTAACCATTTTATATTGGCCACTACCATCCTTGGCCACAATGGTGTTGGGTCAAGCTAGACTTTTTGGAGCTCAGACAACAAGATACAGTAATCAATAGAAAACCATGTAGGATAACCTTGGTGATCCACTTCAACAAGGCGACAAGATGCAAGCACCTTTTATAGCCAACAGTGCTGACCACTATGAGTCTATGAGTAAGATGGAAACATATGAAACAAAAATCTGTTGTAAAGCATCGTGACGAGCTAGCAAAACGTGATGTGCTCAAAGATCTCATCCTACATGATTTTAACATAAGCTTACTTTAAAATGATTGATATTTGTTAATGAGTTAGATATATTTAGATAGTCGCATGAGTGGTAAAAATGTAAACATATAGCATCATGGAGGTTATTTTCATGTTATGTCACTAGGTTGTATGGTTATGATATAATCGTTTTTTCAGGATGACCACTTCTAAAAACATGTCATAACATGTCATTTAAGGGAACGAGATTATCAATTAACATAGCACCCAATAGAAATCAATAACTACACTCACCAGGTTGACAGCCACTTCCTCTCCAGTTTGTACATTAACACCTGAAACAAAGAAAAGCATAGAAAACCAAACTATTATTCAAAGTAAACATGGGTGCTAATGCTACCAAAACAATAGAGAAGGTGCATACATACCCAAGTTTGAATTTTCCAAATGACCCCCACCCCCCAAATCTTCCTCCCAAGCTTGAATTTTCCACCAATAACATGATCCATCATCACAAACCCAAATTCCTAATCCTTGCTAAATTACAAAAAAGCCCTCTACTACACACATcaattgcaaaaaaataaaatcttttgcCTGTTCCAAGTGTCTCAACAACGATTCATCTTGATTTCCAGCACAATCTCAGATCCAAAGAGATTTAACAAACATTGAGATCCAAAAGTGTGTTGAATTACTCAAAAATTCAGATTATACTAATGCCCAtacctaaaaaataaaacccCAGAACAAAAAAACAGAggaaaaaagtgattttgatcAATGAAAATAGGATCAAGAAGTAGAATCTACAAAACCCTCAATTACACGCTAAATTGAAGCACAATCGCGATTATGGGGTCACTCAATGAAACTTAATTTCCTCTTATTCGAAGTAAACAGCTAAAATAACGAAAAGGGTTTCGACAAAAATCGGAGTAAATTTGAGTCGAAAAAGTAGAAATTGGTATATAATAGTGAATAGTGTGGAAAATGGGAAAGTGTAGAAA
It includes:
- the LOC101513597 gene encoding uncharacterized protein, with product MMDHVIGGKFKLGRKIWGVGVIWKIQTWVLMYKLERKWLSTWMRSLSTSRFASSSRCFTTDFCFICFHLTHRLIVVSTVGYKRCLHLVALLKWITKVILHGFLLITVSCCLSSKKSSLTQHHCGQGW